In Pyrus communis chromosome 8, drPyrComm1.1, whole genome shotgun sequence, one genomic interval encodes:
- the LOC137743671 gene encoding ribonuclease 3-like protein 2 gives MICIVDRRVQPSPEMQQSVAAVEQIVGYDFRNKKLLEEALTHSSYSESPSYQRLEFIGDAALSLALSNYFFLAYPGLDPGTLSLLRSANVSTEKLARVAVRHGLYRHLRHNAPALRDKVREFTEAVTREDETPLVYRGSVRAPKVLADMVESVAAAMYVDLNFDLEKLWMKFRRLLEPIVTLEEVKSQPQPVTVLFELCQKHGKHVDIKHWRDETKSIASVYVDGVFVASGSSEQKEIAKLNAAKIALFKLSKSLGVSGRSMEFIAGNDGKFQIEEAKQKLHELCDKKKWPKPIYTIEKDEGPSHERRFLSSVKIATADGVLCMVGDERLRIKDADNSAASSMICALQESGYI, from the exons ATGATTTGCATCGTGGATCGTAGGGTCCAGCCGTCGCCGGAAATGCAGCAGTCCGTGGCAGCCGTGGAGCAAATCGTGGGCTACGATTTCAGGAACAAGAAGCTTCTAGAAGAAGCCCTGACCCACTCCTCCTACTCCGAATCCCCGTCGTACCAGCGCCTCGAATTCATCGGCGACGCAGCTCTCAGCCTCGCCCTCAGCAACTACTTCTTCCTTGCTTATCCTGGGCTCGACCCCGGCACTCTCTCTCTGCTGCGCTCCGCCAATGTCAGCACCGAGAAGCTCGCACGTGTGGCTGTCCGGCACGGCCTTTACCGCCACCTCCGCCACAATGCGCCTGCTCTCCGCGATAAG GTTAGGGAGTTTACTGAAGCTGTCACTAGAGAAGACGAGACGCCGCTTGTATATCGTGGTTCTGTGAGAGCTCCTAAGGTTCTTGCGGATATGGTGGAGTCTGTGGCAGCAGCTATgtatgttgacttgaactttgaTCTGGAAAAATTGTGGATG AAATTTAGGCGCCTTTTGGAGCCTATTGTTACTCTTGAAGAAGTGAAAAGTCAACCGCAACCCGTTACAGTGTTGTTTGAGCTTTGCCAGAAGCACGGGAAACATGTTGATATCAAGCATTGGAGAGATGAGACCAAAAGTATTGCTAGTGTCTATGTTGATGGCGTGTTTGTTGCCTCGGGTTCTTCTGAGCAGAAGGAGATTGCCAAACTCAATGCTGCTAAGATAGCTCTTTTTAAGTTGTCGAAATCGTTAGGTGTAAGTGGCAGATCGATGGAGTTTATTGCCGGAAATGATGGTAAGTTtcaaattgaagaagcaaaacaaaagtTGCATGAGCTTTGTGACAAGAAGAAGTGGCCTAAACCAATTTACAC CATTGAGAAAGATGAAGGTCCTTCACATGAGAGGAGATTTTTATCGTCGGTCAAAATTGCAACTGCGGATGGTGTGCTATGCATGGTGGGAGATGAAAGGTTGAGAATAAAAGATGCGGACAACTCTGCAGCTTCGTCTATGATCTGTGCTTTACAAGAATCTGGTTATATATGA
- the LOC137742510 gene encoding ribonuclease 3-like protein 2: MKLFTTSASLDRALQPSPEMKDEVMAMEKIVGHNFKNKRLLEEALTHSSITYLPSYKRLAVLGDAALGLAMSKHLFLAYPNMDQGNFSKLRSANVSRVKFACAAVKHGFYGYLRHRSRALDNEVREFAKEVSIWDGKNEATRVYDGAIQPSRVLAEIVESVAAAIYIDLNFDLDKLWMKFKHLLEPIITLEGLSDHPVSELYKLCQKHGKFVKIKEDINDTKNLSIASVYVDGILIASASYKHMAIARLHAARKALPELSKTFGISSELVEVAAENEAKQNLNVLCDKKRIPRPTYNKEKESGPAHEKRFVSSVEISTLELKMMGDERSRIKDAENSAAALMILGLLQSDTTTNTEEAANSRIGYFPSVLYRLWVMIRWVTRLLVFCFKGISLLVIFFTVVKLVIG; this comes from the exons ATGAAACTCTTCACTACCTCAGCGTCCCTCGATCGTGCGCTTCAGCCATCGCCGGAAATGAAAGATGAAGTGATGGCCATGGAGAAAATCGTAGGCCACAACTTCAAGAACAAGAGGCTTCTAGAGGAAGCTCTCACACACTCCTCCATCACTTACCTTCCCTCGTATAAGCGTCTCGCGGTGCTCGGCGACGCCGCCCTTGGCCTCGCTATGAGTAAGCACCTCTTTCTTGCGTACCCCAATATGGATCAAGGCAACTTCTCTAAGCTCCGCTCCGCCAATGTTAGTAGGGTGAAGTTCGCATGCGCCGCTGTAAAACATGGTTTTTATGGCTACCTTCGCCACAGATCACGTGCTCTCGACAATGAG gttaggGAGTTTGCCAAAGAGGTATCGATATGGGATGGAAAAAATGAGGCGACGCGTGTATATGATGGGGCTATACAACCCAGTCGTGTTCTTGCAGAAATTGTGGAGTCAGTGGCAGCTGCTATATACattgacttgaactttgatCTGGACAAACTATGGATG AAATTTAAGCATCTTTTGGAGCCTATAATTACTCTCGAAGGATTGTCAGATCACCCTGTGTCAGAGTTGTATAAGCTTTGCCAGAAGCATGGAAAGTTCGTTAAAATCAAGGAGGACATAAATGATACCAAAAATTTAAGTATTGCTAGTGTGTATGTTGATGGTATCTTAATTGCCTCGGCTTCTTATAAACATATGGCAATTGCAAGGCTTCATGCTGCAAGAAAAGCTCTACCTGAGTTGTCCAAAACATTCGGCATAAGCTCTGAGTTGGTTGAAGTTGCTGCTGAAAATGAAGCCAAACAGAATTTGAATGTGCTTTGTGACAAGAAGAGGATCCCTAGACCAACTTACAA CAAAGAGAAAGAATCTGGTCCTGCACATGAGAAGAGATTTGTATCATCagttgaaatttcaactttaGAGCTAAAAATGATGGGAGATGAAAGGTCGAGAATAAAAGATGCGGAGAATTCTGCCGCTGCCTTGATGATCCTTGGTTTACTACAGTCTGATACTACGACCAACACCGAAGAAGCAGCTAATAGTAGGATTGGTTATTTTCCCTCAGTACTCTACAGACTTTGGGTTATGATTCGTTGGGTGACAAGGCTGcttgtcttttgcttcaaagGAATAAGCCTGTTAGTTATTTTCTTTACTGTGGTCAAATTAGTTATTGGGTAG
- the LOC137742091 gene encoding 1,4-alpha-glucan-branching enzyme 3, chloroplastic/amyloplastic isoform X2 has protein sequence MKFSIVTPISGIWLLGARYCALVGDFNRWSPTENCAREGHFGHDDYGYWFIILEDKLRDEEKPDELYFQQYNYIDDYDKGDSGVTIEELFKKANDEYWEPGEDRFIKNRFEMPAKLYEQIFGPNGPQTLEELEEIPDAETRYKSWKEQHKDDIPSNAPCYDVIDNGKEYDIFNVVLDPVSQEKFRGKKPPLAYWFETRKGRKAWLKKYSPCIPHGSKYRVYFNTPSGPLERVPAWATYVQPEAEGEQAFAIHWEPPPEYAYKWKNSCPKVPKSLRIYECHVGISGSEPKMTSFNDFTEKVLPHVKEAGYNTIQLMGVIEHKDYFTVGYRVTNLYAVSSRYGTPDDFKRLVDEAHGLGLLVFLDIVHSYSAADEMVGLSLFDGTNDCYFHTGKRGQHKYWGTRMFKYGDLDVLHFLLSNLNWWATEYQIDGFNFHSLSSMMYTHNGFASFTGDLEEYCNQYVDKDALLYLILANEILHVLHPNIITIAEDATFYPGLCEPISQGGLGFDYCVNLSVSETWSNFLENVPDHDWSMSKIVSTLMGNRNYADKMLVYAENHNQSISGGRSFAEILFGEIKDGSQDTDKLLLRGCSLHKMIRLITLTISGRAYLNFMGNEFGHPECVEFPMSSNNFSFALANRRWDLLAKEGLHRNLFIFDKDLMKLDETERVLARVLPSIHHVNDNTMVIAYLRGTLLFVFNFHPTDSYEGYGIGVEEAGEYQLVLNTDEIKYGGQGLIKDDQYSRKTISKRVDGLRNCLEVPLPSRTAQVYKLSRILRI, from the exons ATGAAATTTTCAATCGTCACGCCAATCTCCGGGATTTGGCTTCTGG GTGCTCGCTACTGTGCACTGGTTGGTGATTTCAACAGGTGGTCCCCTACTGAGAACTGTGCAAGAGAGGGTCATTTTGGCCACGATGACTATGGATACTGGTTCATCATTCTTGAAGATAAGTTGAGGGATGAAGAAAAACCAGATGAGCTCTATTTTCAACAGTATAACTACATCGATGACTATGATAAAGGTGACAGTGGTGTTACCATTGAGGAACTCTTTAAGAAAGCAAATGATGAGTATTGGGAACCTGGAGAAGACCGGTTTATAAAGAACCGTTTTGAAATGCCAGCAAAGTTATATGAGCAGATTTTTGGGCCTAATGGTCCTCAAACATTAGAGGAACTTGAAGAAATACCAGATGCAGAAACTAGATATAAATCTTGGAAAGAACAGCATAAAGATGATATACCTAGTAACGCACCTTGTTATGATGTGATTGACAATGGAAAAGAGTACGACATTTTCAATGTCGTGCTTGATCCTGTGTCACAAGAAAAATTTCGAGGAAAGAAGCCTCCCTTGGCATATTGGTTTGAGACACGCAAAGGAAGGAAGGCATGGTTGAAAAAGTACAGTCCATGCATTCCTCATGGGAGCAAGTACAGGGTCTATTTTAACACTCCTAGTGGGCCATTGGAACGAGTGCCTGCTTGGGCTACTTATGTGCAACCAG AGGCAGAAGGAGAGCAAGCTTTTGCAATACACTGGGAACCACCGCCAGAGTATGCATACAAATGGAAAAATTCATGCCCAAAAGTGCCAAAGTCTTTGCGCATTTATGAATGCCATGTTGGCATAAGTGGATCAGAGCCAAAAATGACTTCTTTCAATGATTTCACAGAGAAG GTCCTTCCTCATGTAAAGGAGGCCGGGTATAATACGATCCAACTGATGGGAGTTATTGAGCACAAAGATTATTTTACTGTTGGCTATAGA GTCACGAATTTATATGCTGTTAGCAGCCGATATGGAACTCCTGATGATTTCAAGCGGTTGGTTGATGAAGCACATG GACTAGGACTGCTGGTTTTTTTAGACATAGTACATTCCTACTCAGCTGCAGATGAGATGGTTGGATTGTCACTATTTGACGGAACAAATGACTGCTACTTCCACACAG GTAAACGGGGACAACACAAGTACTGGGGTACCAGAATGTTTAAATATGGCGATCTGGATGTCCTGCATTTTCTTCTCTCAAATTTGAACTG GTGGGCCACAGAGTACCAAATTGATGGTTTTAATTTCCATTCACTCTCATCGATGATGTACACACACAATGGTTTTGCTTCTTTTACCGGTGACTTGGAGGA GTACTGTAATCAATATGTAGACAAGGACGCATTGCTATACCTCATTTTGGCAAATGAGATACTTCATGTTCTCCATCCGAATATAATAACAATTGCCGAAGAT GCAACCTTCTATCCTGGGCTATGTGAACCCATCTCTCAAGGCGGGTTGGGATTTGATTATTGTGTCAATCTCTCTGTATCAGAGACGTGGTCAAATTTCCTTGAGAATGTTCCGGACCATGATTGGAGCATGAGTAAG ATTGTCAGCACATTAATGGGCAACAGAAACTATGCTGATAAAATGCTTGTGTATGCTGAAAATCACAACCAG TCAATATCTGGAGGGCGGTCATTTGCGGAGATATTGTTTGGTGAAATCAAGGATGGTTCTCAAGACACGGATAAATTACTGCTCAGAGGTTGTTCCTTGCACAAG ATGATCAGGTTAATTACTTTGACAATCAGTGGCCGTGCTTATCTCAACTTCATGGGCAATGAATTTGGGCATCCAGAG TGTGTTGAGTTCCCCATGTCAAGCAACAATTTCTCATTTGCTCTTGCCAACCGTAGGTGGGATCTTCTTGCCAAGGAAGGATTGCATCGGAACTTGTTTATCTTTGATAAG GACTTGATGAAGTTGGATGAAACTGAAAGAGTACTTGCGAGAGTTTTACCGAGCATTCACCATGTGAATGACAATACCATG GTAATAGCTTACCTCAGAGGCACCCTTCTATTTGTATTCAACTTTCACCCAACAGATTCTTATGAAGGATACGGAATAGGCGTAGAAGAGGCTGGAGAGTATCAA CTCGTGCTAAATACGGATGAAATAAAGTATGGAGGTCAGGGACTTATAAAGGATGATCAATATTCTAGGAAAACTATTAGCAAAAG AGTCGATGGCCTCCGAAACTGCTTAGAAGTGCCTCTGCCTAGTAGGACTGCCCAG GTTTACAAACTAAGCCGGATCTTGAGAATATAA
- the LOC137742438 gene encoding uncharacterized protein yields MSAPFGGPIGSNPSAAGAQPNRDPNMASAEQLVLELSNPQLRENALLELSKKRELFQDLAPLLWNSFGTIAALLQEIVSIYPVLSPPNLTPAQSNRVCNALALLQCVASHPDTRMLFLNAHIPLYLYPFLNTTSKSRPFEYLRLTSLGVIGALVKVDDTEVISFLLSTEIIPLCLRTMEMGSELSKTVATFIVQKILLDDVGLDYICTTAERFFAVGRVLGTMVASLADQPSSRLLKHIIRCYLRLSENPRACDALRSCLPDMLRDATFSVSLREDPTTRRWLQQLLHNVGVSRVPALQGGGGFDQMMMN; encoded by the exons ATGAGCGCACCGTTTGGAGGCCCGATCGGTTCTAACCCCAGTGCTGCCGGAGCCCAGCCGAACAGGGACCCGAACATGGCGTCGGCGGAGCAGTTGGTGCTCGAACTCAGCAACCCCCAACTTCGTGAAAACGCGCTCCTTGAACTCTCCAAG AAGAGAGAATTATTTCAAGATTTGGCTCCATTGTTGTGGAATTCTTTCGGTACTATAGCTGCTCTGTTACAG GAGATAGTTTCAATATACCCTGTTCTGTCCCCACCAAATTTAACTCCTGCCCAATCAAATCGAGTTTGCAATGCTCTAGCGCTTCTTCAG TGTGTGGCATCACACCCAGACACAAGGATGTTGTTCCttaatg CTCATATACCTTTATATTTGTACCCTTTCCTTAATACAACAAGCAAGTCAAGGCCTTTCGAGTACTTGAGACTCACTAGCTTAGGAGTCATTGGTGCCTTAGTGAAG GTCGATGATACAGAAGTGATTAGTTTTCTTCTATCAACTGAAATAATCCCGTTGTGCTTGCGAACTATGGAAATGGGTAGTGAACTGTCAAAAACA GTGGCGACATTTATTGTTCAAAAGATTTTGTTGGATGACGTAGGCTTGGATTATATCTGTACTACAGCTGAGCGTTTTTTCGCAGTGGGTCGAGTCTTGGGAACCATGGTTGCATCACTTGCTGACCAGCCTTCATCTCGCTTGCTAAAACATATTATCCGATGTTATCTACGACTGTCAGAAAACCCAAG GGCTTGTGATGCTTTGAGGAGCTGTCTTCCCGATATGTTGAGAGATGCTACCTTCAGTGTTTCCCTCCGT GAAGATCCAACGACAAGGAGATGGCTGCAGCAGTTGCTTCACAACGTTGGTGTTAGTCGGGTTCCTGCGCTTCAGGGTGGAGGAGGATTTGATCAGATGATGATGAACTAA
- the LOC137742091 gene encoding 1,4-alpha-glucan-branching enzyme 3, chloroplastic/amyloplastic isoform X1 has translation MNSKFSNTSSSSFFVALLCLLARQITVPAFLSQNPKPLSLRAAAALLSMTSLLLSTKFSLYPNGTFLQFKFPNRPQRITFPTKTPIACSATEPPKRRQKPPKKKKSVADGEKGVDPVGFLTKHGISHKQFAQFLRERHKSVKDLTDEIFNRHANLRDLASGFEILGMHRHPEHREDYMEWAPGARYCALVGDFNRWSPTENCAREGHFGHDDYGYWFIILEDKLRDEEKPDELYFQQYNYIDDYDKGDSGVTIEELFKKANDEYWEPGEDRFIKNRFEMPAKLYEQIFGPNGPQTLEELEEIPDAETRYKSWKEQHKDDIPSNAPCYDVIDNGKEYDIFNVVLDPVSQEKFRGKKPPLAYWFETRKGRKAWLKKYSPCIPHGSKYRVYFNTPSGPLERVPAWATYVQPEAEGEQAFAIHWEPPPEYAYKWKNSCPKVPKSLRIYECHVGISGSEPKMTSFNDFTEKVLPHVKEAGYNTIQLMGVIEHKDYFTVGYRVTNLYAVSSRYGTPDDFKRLVDEAHGLGLLVFLDIVHSYSAADEMVGLSLFDGTNDCYFHTGKRGQHKYWGTRMFKYGDLDVLHFLLSNLNWWATEYQIDGFNFHSLSSMMYTHNGFASFTGDLEEYCNQYVDKDALLYLILANEILHVLHPNIITIAEDATFYPGLCEPISQGGLGFDYCVNLSVSETWSNFLENVPDHDWSMSKIVSTLMGNRNYADKMLVYAENHNQSISGGRSFAEILFGEIKDGSQDTDKLLLRGCSLHKMIRLITLTISGRAYLNFMGNEFGHPECVEFPMSSNNFSFALANRRWDLLAKEGLHRNLFIFDKDLMKLDETERVLARVLPSIHHVNDNTMVIAYLRGTLLFVFNFHPTDSYEGYGIGVEEAGEYQLVLNTDEIKYGGQGLIKDDQYSRKTISKRVDGLRNCLEVPLPSRTAQVYKLSRILRI, from the exons atgaactcaaaattttcaaatacttcCTCGAGTTCTTTCTTCGTAGCACTCCTCTGTCTTCTCGCACGACAAATCACGGTACCCGCCTTCTtatcccaaaacccaaaacccctctCTCTCCGTGCAGCAGCAGCACTCCTCTCCATGACTTCCCTATTGCTTTCAACCAAGTTTTCTCTCTACCCAAACGGCACATTTCTCCAATTTAAGTTCCCAAACAGACCTCAAAGAATCACCTTCCCCACGAAAACACCGATAGCGTGCTCAGCCACAGAGCCGCCGAAGCGACGACAAAAACCgccgaagaagaaaaaaagcgTCGCTGACGGTGAGAAAGGGGTCGACCCAGTTGGCTTCCTTACCAAACATGGCATTTCCCATAAGCAATTTGCTCAGTTCCTCCGTGAAAG ACACAAATCCGTGAAGGACCTCACTGATGAAATTTTCAATCGTCACGCCAATCTCCGGGATTTGGCTTCTGG GTTTGAGATATTGGGTATGCATCGACACCCGGAACACAGAGAGGACTATATGGAGTGGGCTCCAG GTGCTCGCTACTGTGCACTGGTTGGTGATTTCAACAGGTGGTCCCCTACTGAGAACTGTGCAAGAGAGGGTCATTTTGGCCACGATGACTATGGATACTGGTTCATCATTCTTGAAGATAAGTTGAGGGATGAAGAAAAACCAGATGAGCTCTATTTTCAACAGTATAACTACATCGATGACTATGATAAAGGTGACAGTGGTGTTACCATTGAGGAACTCTTTAAGAAAGCAAATGATGAGTATTGGGAACCTGGAGAAGACCGGTTTATAAAGAACCGTTTTGAAATGCCAGCAAAGTTATATGAGCAGATTTTTGGGCCTAATGGTCCTCAAACATTAGAGGAACTTGAAGAAATACCAGATGCAGAAACTAGATATAAATCTTGGAAAGAACAGCATAAAGATGATATACCTAGTAACGCACCTTGTTATGATGTGATTGACAATGGAAAAGAGTACGACATTTTCAATGTCGTGCTTGATCCTGTGTCACAAGAAAAATTTCGAGGAAAGAAGCCTCCCTTGGCATATTGGTTTGAGACACGCAAAGGAAGGAAGGCATGGTTGAAAAAGTACAGTCCATGCATTCCTCATGGGAGCAAGTACAGGGTCTATTTTAACACTCCTAGTGGGCCATTGGAACGAGTGCCTGCTTGGGCTACTTATGTGCAACCAG AGGCAGAAGGAGAGCAAGCTTTTGCAATACACTGGGAACCACCGCCAGAGTATGCATACAAATGGAAAAATTCATGCCCAAAAGTGCCAAAGTCTTTGCGCATTTATGAATGCCATGTTGGCATAAGTGGATCAGAGCCAAAAATGACTTCTTTCAATGATTTCACAGAGAAG GTCCTTCCTCATGTAAAGGAGGCCGGGTATAATACGATCCAACTGATGGGAGTTATTGAGCACAAAGATTATTTTACTGTTGGCTATAGA GTCACGAATTTATATGCTGTTAGCAGCCGATATGGAACTCCTGATGATTTCAAGCGGTTGGTTGATGAAGCACATG GACTAGGACTGCTGGTTTTTTTAGACATAGTACATTCCTACTCAGCTGCAGATGAGATGGTTGGATTGTCACTATTTGACGGAACAAATGACTGCTACTTCCACACAG GTAAACGGGGACAACACAAGTACTGGGGTACCAGAATGTTTAAATATGGCGATCTGGATGTCCTGCATTTTCTTCTCTCAAATTTGAACTG GTGGGCCACAGAGTACCAAATTGATGGTTTTAATTTCCATTCACTCTCATCGATGATGTACACACACAATGGTTTTGCTTCTTTTACCGGTGACTTGGAGGA GTACTGTAATCAATATGTAGACAAGGACGCATTGCTATACCTCATTTTGGCAAATGAGATACTTCATGTTCTCCATCCGAATATAATAACAATTGCCGAAGAT GCAACCTTCTATCCTGGGCTATGTGAACCCATCTCTCAAGGCGGGTTGGGATTTGATTATTGTGTCAATCTCTCTGTATCAGAGACGTGGTCAAATTTCCTTGAGAATGTTCCGGACCATGATTGGAGCATGAGTAAG ATTGTCAGCACATTAATGGGCAACAGAAACTATGCTGATAAAATGCTTGTGTATGCTGAAAATCACAACCAG TCAATATCTGGAGGGCGGTCATTTGCGGAGATATTGTTTGGTGAAATCAAGGATGGTTCTCAAGACACGGATAAATTACTGCTCAGAGGTTGTTCCTTGCACAAG ATGATCAGGTTAATTACTTTGACAATCAGTGGCCGTGCTTATCTCAACTTCATGGGCAATGAATTTGGGCATCCAGAG TGTGTTGAGTTCCCCATGTCAAGCAACAATTTCTCATTTGCTCTTGCCAACCGTAGGTGGGATCTTCTTGCCAAGGAAGGATTGCATCGGAACTTGTTTATCTTTGATAAG GACTTGATGAAGTTGGATGAAACTGAAAGAGTACTTGCGAGAGTTTTACCGAGCATTCACCATGTGAATGACAATACCATG GTAATAGCTTACCTCAGAGGCACCCTTCTATTTGTATTCAACTTTCACCCAACAGATTCTTATGAAGGATACGGAATAGGCGTAGAAGAGGCTGGAGAGTATCAA CTCGTGCTAAATACGGATGAAATAAAGTATGGAGGTCAGGGACTTATAAAGGATGATCAATATTCTAGGAAAACTATTAGCAAAAG AGTCGATGGCCTCCGAAACTGCTTAGAAGTGCCTCTGCCTAGTAGGACTGCCCAG GTTTACAAACTAAGCCGGATCTTGAGAATATAA
- the LOC137742902 gene encoding cytochrome b561 and DOMON domain-containing protein At4g12980-like: MATTKSVILIILTVSSSLLFPISEQFSNCSPINPMNITNCKKLITLGAEFGWNIHSNTEIDILLTIRMPIKWIAWGVNPGPQRPQMVGTRAIIGIQQPNATLAVRKYNITSDTKLGCRLQPSQDFDDVVVKNMRGEVNPGYMSISATLILPRAPAVYDISKLNHVWQVGFEADDVLMEPKMHSTFLQNVDSTESINMTSGHGLSVGHRRHHLRTVHGILNIVGWGTMLPLGVIIARYFRKCPIPCEKWYMVHVSCQIVGYILGTAGWAIGLWLGHASRHYSFSTHRILAICIFAFTTLQMLALRLRPSATDDYRKYWDMYHHFLGYALLAVISVNIFHGIAILKPNKTWLWVYIGVLGMFALVAIGLEIFTWSKFLHAKSKGEQQYAGQTGQSGSGPQGSSGTEPGTDPLPGSQ, encoded by the exons ATGGCCACTACCAAATCTGTAATTCTTATCATATTAACAGTTTCCTCCTCACTTCTTTTCCCAATTTCTGAGCAATTTTCCAATTGTAGCCCCATCAATCCCATGAACATTACAAACTGCAAGAAACTAATCACTCTAGGAGCAGAATTCGGGTGGAACATTCACAGTAACACCGAAATTGACATCTTGCTCACCATTAGAATGCCTATTAAATGGATAGCCTGGGGTGTAAACCCAGGTCCCCAAAGACCGCAGATGGTCGGGACCAGGGCTATTATAGGCATTCAACAGCCCAATGCAACGTTGGCAGTTAGAAAATACAACATCACCAGTGACACCAAGCTGGGCTGTAGGCTTCAGCCTTCACAAGATTTTGATGATGTTGTCGTCAAGAACATGAGAGGTGAAGTAAACCCTGGGTACATGTCGATATCCGCAACGTTAATTTTGCCCCGGGCTCCTGCTGTCTACGATATTTCGAAGCTGAATCATGTTTGGCAAGTAGGGTTTGAGGCTGATGATGTTCTTATGGAGCCTAAGATGCATTCCACTTTTCTCCAGAATGTGGATAGCACAGAGAGCATAAACATGACCAGCGGACACGGTCTTAGCGTAGGACATCGCCGGCATCACCTCAGAACG GTACATGGCATTCTTAATATTGTGGGGTGGGGAACAATGTTGCCATTGGGAGTGATCATAGCAAGGTACTTCAGAAAATGCCCTATTCCCTGTGAAAAGTGGTATATGGTTCATGTCTCCTGCCAGATTGTTGGTTACATTCTTGGCACGGCTGGTTGGGCGATCGGACTCTGGCTCGGCCATGCTTCCAGACACTACAGCTTCTCCACTCATCGAATTCTCGCCATTTGCATATTTGCCTTCACCACATTACAA ATGCTTGCCCTGCGTTTAAGGCCATCGGCAACTGATGACTACCGGAAATATTGGGACATGTACCATCATTTTCTAGGGTATGCACTGCTGGCTGTGATCTCAGTGAACATATTCCATGGCATTGCGATTTTGAAGCCGAATAAAACCTGGCTGTGGGTTTACATCGGAGTCCTTGGAATGTTTGCTTTGGTTGCGATTGGTTTGGAGATTTTTACTTGGAGTAAGTTCCTGCATGCAAAGTCTAAAGGGGAACAACAATATGCAGGGCAAACAGGTCAATCTGGTTCAGGACCTCAAGGCTCCTCGGGCACAGAACCAGGTACAGACCCATTACCGGGATCCCAATGA